The Corallococcus caeni genome includes a region encoding these proteins:
- a CDS encoding alpha-amylase family protein, with translation MIEDLWYKNAVVYCLDVETFMDGNGDGVGDFKGLKRKLDYLAGLGITCLWLLPFQPTPNRDNGYDISDYYGVDPRLGDLGDFVAFTHEAKLHGIRVIIDLVVNHTSDQHPWFQAARKDPDSPYRDYYVWAKKKPKDANKGMVFPGVQPSTWTYDKEARLWYFHRFFHYQPDLNVANPEVREQILKIMGFWLELGVSGFRVDAVPFLVELKGVKHPDVKDPYKLLEEMREFLSWRRGDAILLAEANVTMDEVMEFFGENDRMQLVFNFLANQNFYLALTRGDVTPLVQALKSAPRLPHTAQWANFLRNHDELDLGRLSDKDRLEVFEALGPDKGMQLYDRGLRRRFASMLDGDRRRIEVAYSLMFTLPGTPVLWYGDELGMGENLALVERQAVRTPMQWSPEPHGGFTLAEAPVKPLVSEGPFGFQHVNVAQQRRDPASQLNWTERIIRARKECPELGWGAWKVLRTGNKGVLAIRYDWKGNGMVVLHNLSSRPCTVKLDVGGDEPCTLFNVLSEGHSRPEDDGRHVLTLEGYGYRWFRVGLENPARRHRTEPLP, from the coding sequence ATGATTGAAGACCTCTGGTACAAGAACGCGGTCGTCTACTGCCTCGACGTCGAGACGTTCATGGACGGCAACGGCGACGGCGTGGGGGACTTCAAGGGCCTCAAGCGCAAGCTGGACTACCTGGCGGGCCTGGGCATCACGTGCCTGTGGCTGTTGCCCTTCCAGCCGACTCCCAACCGCGACAACGGCTACGACATCAGCGACTACTACGGCGTGGACCCACGCCTGGGAGACCTGGGCGACTTCGTGGCCTTCACGCACGAGGCGAAGCTGCACGGCATCCGCGTCATCATCGACCTGGTGGTGAACCACACGTCGGATCAGCACCCGTGGTTCCAGGCGGCGCGCAAGGACCCGGACAGCCCCTACCGCGACTACTACGTGTGGGCGAAGAAGAAGCCCAAGGACGCCAACAAGGGCATGGTCTTCCCGGGCGTGCAGCCCTCCACGTGGACGTACGACAAGGAGGCGCGCCTCTGGTACTTCCACCGCTTCTTCCACTACCAGCCCGACCTCAACGTCGCGAACCCGGAGGTGCGCGAGCAGATCCTCAAGATCATGGGGTTCTGGCTGGAGCTGGGCGTGTCCGGCTTCCGCGTGGACGCGGTGCCCTTCCTCGTCGAGCTGAAGGGCGTGAAGCACCCGGACGTGAAGGACCCCTACAAGCTGCTGGAGGAGATGCGCGAGTTCCTGTCCTGGCGAAGGGGCGACGCCATCCTGCTCGCGGAGGCCAACGTCACCATGGACGAGGTGATGGAGTTCTTCGGCGAGAACGACCGCATGCAGCTGGTGTTCAACTTCCTGGCGAACCAGAACTTCTACCTGGCGCTCACGCGCGGGGACGTGACGCCGCTGGTGCAGGCGCTGAAGTCGGCGCCCAGGCTGCCGCACACCGCGCAGTGGGCGAACTTCCTGCGCAACCACGACGAGCTGGACCTGGGGCGCCTGTCGGACAAGGACCGGCTGGAGGTCTTCGAGGCGCTGGGGCCGGACAAGGGCATGCAGCTCTATGACCGGGGCCTGCGCCGCAGGTTCGCGTCGATGCTGGACGGCGACCGCCGCCGCATCGAGGTGGCCTACAGCCTGATGTTCACGCTGCCGGGGACGCCGGTCCTCTGGTACGGGGACGAGCTGGGCATGGGGGAGAACCTGGCGCTGGTGGAGCGGCAGGCGGTGCGAACGCCCATGCAGTGGAGCCCGGAGCCGCACGGCGGCTTCACGCTGGCGGAGGCGCCGGTGAAGCCCCTGGTGTCGGAGGGCCCCTTCGGCTTCCAGCACGTGAACGTGGCGCAGCAGCGGCGCGACCCGGCCTCGCAGCTCAACTGGACCGAGCGCATCATCCGCGCGCGCAAGGAGTGCCCGGAATTGGGGTGGGGCGCGTGGAAGGTGCTGCGCACGGGCAACAAGGGCGTGCTGGCCATCCGGTACGACTGGAAGGGCAACGGGATGGTGGTGCTGCACAACCTGTCGTCGCGGCCCTGCACGGTGAAGCTGGACGTGGGCGGTGACGAGCCGTGCACGCTCTTCAACGTGCTCAGCGAGGGCCACTCCCGGCCCGAGGACGACGGGCGCCACGTGCTCACGCTGGAGGGCTACGGCTACCGCTGGTTCCGCGTGGGGTTGGAGAACCCGGCGCGCAGGCACCGGACGGAGCCGCTGCCCTGA
- a CDS encoding TIGR03885 family FMN-dependent LLM class oxidoreductase, which produces MSLIGFHASHEQFTPSELLRLSQKAEAAGFQAALNSDHFHPWTEAQGQSGFAWAFMGAALATTGLSFGSVTAPGQRYHPAIVAQALATLNEMFPGRAWMALGSGQYLNEAITGTGWPAKDLRNARLKECVDIMRALFRGETVTHRGLVTVEEAKLYTRPRDMPLLVGAAVTPRTAEWVGSWADGLITTARPTEELRKVVDAFREGGGEGKPMFLKVQLSYASDDELAREGACNQWAANIFSNSVLTDLRTPAQFAEAASVVQPHDLDGPLRVSSSLQQHVDWLGEDLRLGFDRLYLHNVNRDQDGFLEAFGAKVIPALTR; this is translated from the coding sequence ATGTCACTCATCGGCTTCCACGCGTCGCACGAACAGTTCACCCCCAGCGAACTCCTGCGCCTGTCCCAGAAGGCGGAAGCCGCGGGCTTCCAGGCCGCGCTCAACTCCGACCACTTCCACCCGTGGACGGAGGCGCAGGGCCAGAGCGGCTTCGCCTGGGCGTTCATGGGCGCCGCGCTCGCGACCACCGGGCTGTCCTTCGGCTCCGTCACCGCGCCGGGCCAGCGCTACCACCCGGCCATCGTCGCGCAGGCCCTGGCCACCCTGAACGAGATGTTCCCCGGCCGCGCGTGGATGGCGCTGGGCAGCGGCCAGTACCTCAACGAAGCCATCACCGGCACCGGCTGGCCCGCCAAGGACCTGCGCAACGCGCGCCTCAAGGAGTGCGTGGACATCATGCGCGCCCTCTTCCGCGGTGAGACGGTGACGCACCGGGGGCTCGTCACCGTGGAGGAGGCGAAGCTCTACACGCGCCCCAGGGACATGCCGCTGCTCGTGGGCGCCGCCGTCACGCCCAGGACGGCCGAGTGGGTGGGGAGCTGGGCGGACGGCCTCATCACCACGGCCCGGCCCACGGAGGAGCTGCGCAAGGTGGTGGACGCCTTCCGCGAGGGCGGCGGCGAGGGCAAGCCGATGTTCCTCAAGGTGCAGCTGTCCTACGCGTCCGACGACGAGCTCGCCCGCGAGGGAGCCTGCAACCAGTGGGCGGCCAACATCTTCTCCAACAGCGTCCTCACCGACCTGCGCACGCCCGCGCAGTTCGCGGAGGCCGCGAGCGTGGTGCAGCCGCACGACCTGGACGGCCCGCTGCGCGTGTCCAGCAGCCTCCAGCAGCACGTGGACTGGCTGGGCGAGGACCTGCGCCTGGGCTTCGACCGGCTGTACCTGCACAACGTCAACCGCGACCAGGACGGGTTCCTCGAAGCGTTCGGCGCGAAGGTGATTCCCGCGCTCACGCGCTGA
- a CDS encoding winged helix DNA-binding domain-containing protein: MPSDVLSQQALNRALLARQLLLTREKLTVPRAIEHLVGLQAQLARPPYLALWSRLQGFQRDSLTKLALKRELARGTMMRGTLHLMTAKDYLRYRGLFVPLLTAAMRSVLKERATALDLPALLATAKPFLEEQPRTFEEVRAHLLKHHVGGDERAMGFATRMLLPLVQVPEEGLEWGWPGNAGFTLAESWLGEKLSTDDDASPLVLRYLAAFGPATVADMQAWSGIKPLKDAFEKVRGKLVELRDAKKRVLFDLPKAPRPPEDTPAPVRFLPDFDNLILAHADRTRVVPEEHRALLSTKNLRVLNVFLVDGRTAGTWTTERKMGAATLVCNAFDALKKPVRDALVQEGEDLLRFSDPDAAKVAVTFAK; the protein is encoded by the coding sequence ATGCCCAGCGACGTCCTGTCCCAGCAGGCCCTCAACCGCGCCCTGCTCGCGCGTCAATTGCTGCTCACGCGCGAGAAGCTGACCGTGCCGCGCGCCATCGAGCACCTGGTGGGGCTCCAGGCCCAGCTCGCGCGCCCGCCGTACCTGGCCCTGTGGTCCCGGCTCCAGGGCTTCCAGCGCGACAGCCTCACGAAGCTGGCGCTGAAGCGCGAGCTGGCGCGCGGCACGATGATGCGCGGCACGCTGCACCTGATGACCGCGAAGGACTACCTGCGCTACCGCGGCCTCTTCGTGCCCCTGCTCACCGCCGCCATGCGCTCCGTGCTGAAGGAGCGCGCCACGGCGCTGGACCTGCCCGCGCTGCTGGCCACCGCGAAGCCCTTTCTTGAAGAGCAGCCCCGCACCTTCGAGGAGGTGCGCGCGCATCTGCTGAAGCACCACGTGGGCGGGGACGAGCGGGCCATGGGCTTCGCCACGCGCATGCTGCTGCCCCTGGTCCAGGTGCCCGAGGAGGGGCTGGAGTGGGGTTGGCCGGGCAACGCCGGCTTCACGCTGGCGGAGTCCTGGCTGGGAGAGAAGCTCTCCACCGACGACGACGCGTCCCCGCTGGTGCTGCGCTACCTGGCCGCCTTCGGCCCCGCCACGGTGGCGGACATGCAGGCCTGGTCCGGCATCAAGCCGCTGAAGGACGCCTTCGAGAAGGTGCGCGGCAAGCTGGTGGAACTCCGCGACGCGAAGAAGCGCGTCCTCTTCGACTTGCCCAAGGCCCCGCGCCCGCCCGAGGACACACCCGCGCCGGTGCGCTTCCTGCCGGACTTCGACAACCTCATCCTTGCCCACGCGGACCGCACCCGCGTCGTCCCCGAGGAGCACCGCGCGCTGCTGTCGACGAAGAACCTGCGCGTGCTGAACGTGTTCCTGGTGGACGGGCGCACCGCGGGCACCTGGACCACCGAGCGCAAGATGGGCGCAGCGACGCTGGTCTGCAACGCCTTCGATGCACTGAAGAAGCCCGTCCGCGACGCGCTGGTGCAGGAGGGCGAGGACCTCCTGCGCTTCAGCGACCCGGACGCCGCGAAGGTGGCGGTGACGTTCGCGAAGTAG
- a CDS encoding DUF2019 domain-containing protein yields MSLEKFVEQFAQSIAAQTDCILRGDARAGNQHAEKALAAFMSLRERGDAGRDALAALFSHARMDVRVTAAAFLLRHKTAEATAVLEDAAKGQGLAALGAQQTLRNWQNGSWALDLA; encoded by the coding sequence ATGTCGCTTGAGAAGTTCGTGGAGCAGTTCGCCCAGAGCATCGCGGCTCAGACGGACTGCATCCTCCGGGGGGATGCAAGGGCGGGCAATCAGCACGCCGAAAAGGCGCTTGCCGCGTTCATGTCTTTGCGCGAGAGGGGCGATGCGGGCCGTGACGCATTGGCAGCGCTGTTTTCGCACGCCCGTATGGATGTCAGGGTCACTGCGGCTGCGTTCCTGCTTCGGCATAAGACCGCCGAAGCCACAGCGGTCCTGGAAGATGCAGCAAAGGGCCAAGGTCTAGCGGCCCTTGGAGCCCAGCAAACCTTGCGGAATTGGCAGAATGGTTCGTGGGCTCTCGACCTTGCCTGA